A region from the Corylus avellana chromosome ca7, CavTom2PMs-1.0 genome encodes:
- the LOC132187923 gene encoding uncharacterized protein LOC132187923, translating to MLDALTKKVDALAMSKSINDDNAFNVDSCSICASPLHLTQNCSSLLALAEYPMEQVNAFNDYQKQSNGPYSETYNPGWRNHPNLSRKQSQLNQGGAPHHAHNQYPPKFHAHQQNQGHSTHLAQPPAFQSTTQVPASSSQSALEGTLKTFIQTNGQMIQELKNSTMVNSQAIQEVKNAIMEQVQSIVTLRSGRQVDNKVIQEEEDNVVPQGQKSRNNEGRDVGPPKVIPIVDDSPRSFVPKAPYPERLKAPKKSAQFAKILEQVPSYAKFLKDLITVKRRTNVLKKVCLTEQVNSIFQCKLPIKYKDLGCPTISSMIGDNRVEKALLDLGDSVYLLPYLVYLQVGLRKLKPTSMKLQLADRSVKIPRGIVEDVLIKIDKFYFPIDFIVLDTEPEQNVGIQISMILGRPLLATANALINCRTGVMKITFRNMIVELNIFDINKQPIKDDEIRSVCLIEETKDEIASESNLEDPMGECFTHFGDDLDLERLCELDGAVYEPNIEDPKVEYFAQSGGDLDLDRLLEQVGIFSEPSIEDPVVECFAQPGDNLDLKLRL from the exons ATGTTAGATGCTCTCACCAAGAAGGTTGACGCTCTCGCTATGAGCAAGTCCATCAATGATGACAACGCATTCAATGTTGATAGTTGTTCCATCTGTGCTAGTCCTTTGCACTTAACACAGAATTGTTCATCTTTACTGGCTCTTGCTGAGTACCctatggaacaagtgaacgcttTCAACGATTATCAGAAGCAGTCAAATGGACCATACTCTGagacctacaatccagggtggcggaaccaccccAATCTCTCGCGGAAGCAGAGCCAACTGAATCAGGGAGGAGCACCTCATCATGCTCATAATCAATACCCTCCCAAATTTCATGCACATCAGCAAAATCAAGGGCACTCGACTCATCTAGCGCAACCTCCCGCATTTCAATCTACTACTCAAGTGCCTGCATCTTCGTCACAATCAGCTCTGGAAGGCACACTGAAGACATTTATTCAGACAAATGGCCAGAtgatacaagagctcaagaattctaCTATGGTCAATAGCCAGGCCATACAGGAGGTTAAGAATGCCATCATG GAACAAGTGCAGTCTATTGTCACACTTaggtcagggagacaagtggacaataaAGTGattcaagaagaagaggacAATGTTGTGCCACAAGGGCAAAAGAGTCGTAACAATGAGGGGAGAGATGTTGGGCCTCCTAAAGTTATACCCATTGTTGATGATTCGCCCAGGAGTTTTGTCCCAAAAGCTCCTTATCCAGAAAGATTGAAGGCCCCGAAGAAGAGTGCACAGTTTGCTAAAATTTTGGAG CAAGTGCCTTCATATGCCAAGTTTTTGAAGGACTTGATCACTGTCAAGAGAAGGACTAATGTCCTGAAGAAGGTGTGTCTGACCGAGCAAGTCAACTCTATCTTTCAGTGCAAGTTGCCCATCAAGTATAAGGACCTTGGGTGTCCTACCATTTCTTCCATGATCGGGGACAACCGTGTGGAGAAAGCCCTTTTGGACTTAGGAGATAGTGTATATCTTCTGCCTTATTTGGTATATTTGCAGGTGGGTTTAAGAAAATTGAAACCCACATCAATGAAGCTGCAGTTGGCAGACCGATCAGTAAAAATCCCAAGAGGAATTGTTGAAGATGTGCTGATCAAGATTGACAAATTCTACTTCCCTATCGACTTTATAGTCCTTGACACGGAACCAGAACAGAATGTTGGAATTCAAATATCGATGATTTTAGGTCGACCTCttttagctacggctaacgccctAATCAATTGCAGGACTGGGGTAATGAAGATTACTTTTAGGAATATGATAGTGGAGTTGAACATTTTTGACATCAATAAGCAGCCAATCAAAGATGATGAGATCAGAagtgtgtgcttaattgaagagACAAAAGATGAGATTGCTAGCGAGTCAAACTTGGAGGACCCTATGGGAGAGTGTTTCACTCACTTTGGAGATGACCTGGACCTTGAGAGGTTATGTGAGCTAGATGGTGCTGTGTATGAGCCAAATATTGAGGACCCTAAGGTGGAGTATTTTGCTCAATCTGGAGGTGATCTAGACCTTGACAGATTACTTGAACAAGTTGGTATTTTCAGTGAGCCTAGTATTGAGGACCCTGTGGTAGAATGTTTTGCTCAGCCTGGGGATAATTTGGACCTTAAGCTGAGACTGTGA